Proteins from a single region of Ignavibacteriales bacterium:
- a CDS encoding nucleotide exchange factor GrpE yields MDLYIDENEQSLLPPADLAAEIQRLQEELINERDRNLSTLADFKNYRRRIERDGNKIAEEGKREIIIPLLDIIDDMEKALQWASNENQPSVEGMEIIHQKLLTLMEKHGVLPFGSVGTPFDHNLHDAVAVAKHKGSKPGTVVDELCRGYLWNNQLLRPAQVRVAG; encoded by the coding sequence ATGGATCTTTACATAGACGAGAATGAACAAAGTCTTTTACCACCAGCTGATTTGGCAGCAGAAATTCAGAGATTGCAAGAAGAACTAATAAATGAGCGTGACCGGAATCTCAGCACTCTTGCAGACTTTAAGAATTATCGTCGTCGTATTGAGCGTGATGGTAATAAAATTGCTGAGGAAGGTAAACGGGAGATCATAATTCCGCTATTAGATATTATTGACGATATGGAGAAAGCCCTGCAATGGGCAAGTAATGAAAATCAACCCTCTGTGGAAGGAATGGAAATCATCCATCAGAAACTTCTTACGCTGATGGAAAAGCATGGAGTTCTCCCTTTCGGAAGTGTTGGTACGCCATTCGACCATAATCTTCATGATGCAGTGGCGGTGGCGAAACATAAAGGCAGTAAACCAGGAACCGTAGTTGATGAACTGTGTCGCGGTTATCTCTGGAATAATCAATTACTGCGACCTGCGCAAGTACGGGTTGCTGGATGA
- a CDS encoding LysE family transporter: MAIPIGPIGIMCIRKTLTEGRVRGLIIGLGAATADLLYGCVAAFGLTVISTALISQRIWIRLVGGALLLFLGLRTFRTLPVDPKILIKSNGILRSYLTTVFLTLTNPMTIFAFIAAFAALGLGNGLGYFSAAALVVGVFIGSGLWFVLLSSSVTLFRNKLDLMGLRWVNRIAGVLIIISGIIAIISLL, from the coding sequence ATGGCAATCCCTATTGGACCCATAGGAATTATGTGTATCCGCAAGACACTAACAGAAGGACGGGTACGTGGACTAATTATTGGTCTTGGTGCTGCTACTGCCGATTTACTTTACGGTTGTGTTGCAGCATTTGGGCTTACGGTTATTTCGACAGCACTTATTAGTCAACGAATCTGGATCCGATTAGTAGGAGGAGCGCTTCTACTTTTTCTTGGATTAAGAACATTTCGGACTTTGCCAGTTGATCCTAAAATACTTATTAAGAGTAATGGAATTTTAAGATCCTATCTAACCACGGTTTTTCTAACTCTTACAAATCCAATGACCATCTTTGCTTTTATTGCTGCGTTTGCTGCACTTGGTTTAGGAAATGGACTCGGATATTTTTCTGCAGCGGCTCTTGTAGTAGGCGTATTTATAGGTTCAGGTTTATGGTTTGTATTACTTAGTTCCAGTGTTACACTTTTTAGAAATAAGCTGGACTTAATGGGACTGCGATGGGTAAACAGAATCGCCGGTGTGCTGATAATAATCTCTGGTATTATTGCAATAATAAGTTTGTTATAA
- a CDS encoding J domain-containing protein, whose protein sequence is MLFGQRSGQSQGRWSVTVKGEDLETETTLSLEEAYHYTTRLIRLNGQTIKVTIKPGVADRQMLRIPGKGGVGLNGGPNGNLYLTVKIAPHPELQRIGNDLHSNLPLELYTALLGGKTQIKTLKGKVTINIPKGMPNGKELRLRGLGMPIYAKKNEFGNLLVRVDIVLPENLSEQEMGMFRELAVLRK, encoded by the coding sequence ATGCTGTTTGGACAACGCAGCGGTCAAAGCCAAGGGAGATGGAGTGTTACCGTTAAGGGTGAGGATCTTGAAACAGAAACAACACTCTCGCTTGAAGAAGCGTATCACTATACTACACGCCTCATCCGACTAAATGGTCAAACAATTAAGGTAACGATCAAGCCAGGCGTTGCAGACAGGCAAATGCTAAGAATTCCGGGCAAAGGTGGAGTGGGATTAAACGGCGGTCCAAACGGTAACCTATATCTTACTGTCAAGATTGCACCGCATCCGGAACTTCAACGGATTGGAAACGATCTCCACAGTAATCTCCCATTAGAATTGTACACTGCACTCCTTGGCGGAAAGACTCAAATCAAAACATTAAAAGGCAAAGTTACGATCAACATTCCAAAGGGAATGCCTAATGGCAAAGAACTCAGACTTCGTGGACTTGGAATGCCGATCTATGCAAAGAAGAATGAGTTTGGAAATCTGCTAGTGAGAGTTGACATCGTGCTTCCGGAGAATCTCAGTGAACAGGAAATGGGTATGTTCAGGGAATTGGCAGTATTAAGGAAATGA
- a CDS encoding response regulator transcription factor: protein MKKIRLLLIEDNRLLRNGILTILKLHKDISVIAASGDGKSTLVKIKQLKPNVVLLDLGLRSQNSLRVVEIVKKDFPEAKIIVMDLAPVQADILQYVKAGANGFILKDASLNEFLITIRTVVEGATVLPPILVDSLFSQIIDNAVREGKSKLKEAVQMTTREREVILLLGEGMSNKEIGQRIRISTYTVKSHIHNIMEKLALHTRLEIANYSYSDETLRTTSKSISMLNN from the coding sequence ATGAAAAAAATCAGACTGCTACTCATCGAAGATAACCGTCTTTTGCGGAATGGAATCCTTACGATTCTTAAACTTCATAAGGATATAAGTGTAATTGCGGCATCCGGAGATGGAAAGAGTACTCTTGTAAAAATCAAGCAGCTAAAACCGAATGTGGTTCTTTTGGATCTTGGATTACGAAGTCAAAATAGTTTACGTGTTGTAGAAATAGTGAAGAAAGATTTTCCGGAAGCAAAAATTATTGTTATGGACCTTGCGCCTGTACAGGCAGATATTTTACAGTATGTAAAAGCCGGTGCCAACGGCTTCATCCTTAAAGACGCATCGCTTAATGAATTTTTAATCACGATACGAACAGTAGTTGAAGGAGCAACTGTATTACCTCCTATCCTGGTTGATTCACTCTTTTCTCAAATTATTGATAATGCAGTAAGAGAAGGCAAATCCAAACTGAAAGAAGCAGTTCAGATGACAACGAGAGAACGGGAAGTAATTTTGCTTCTAGGCGAAGGTATGAGCAATAAGGAGATCGGTCAAAGAATACGCATATCCACTTATACCGTTAAAAGTCATATTCATAATATCATGGAGAAACTTGCATTACATACACGCCTGGAAATTGCAAACTATTCTTACTCAGATGAAACACTTAGAACAACTTCCAAGAGTATTTCGATGTTAAATAATTAG
- a CDS encoding ice-binding family protein, which produces MKTKVNNPPAFLSKCIQFIVAILTLGLIVPAVVMSQSSPATVNLGTSGNFVILAKSGISVTGVTQITGDLGVSPIAATAITGFGLIMDPSGTFATSSLVTGKVYAANYTDPSPSKLTTAIGDMATAYTDAAGRTLPDYSELYAGDLTGQTLTRGIYKWGTGIIVSAAGLTISGNATDVFIFQIAQNLNVGNGAIVTLSGGAQASNIFWQVAGKVTLGTTAAMKGIILCKTEIVISTGATLNGKALAQTAVTLDANTVANPLVTAVENGLVPRELVLYQNYPNPFNPSTKIQFSLDKPGQVTLKVYNLLGLEVATLVNDIRAAGTYSVNFNTNQGTLSLSSGVYFYRLESGSFVSIKKFVILR; this is translated from the coding sequence ATGAAAACAAAAGTAAATAACCCACCTGCTTTTTTAAGCAAGTGTATTCAATTCATTGTAGCAATTCTTACCTTGGGTTTAATAGTGCCTGCAGTAGTAATGTCACAATCATCGCCAGCAACTGTAAACCTTGGAACATCAGGCAATTTTGTGATTCTTGCAAAATCGGGAATCTCAGTTACTGGTGTTACTCAAATCACCGGTGATTTAGGGGTAAGTCCAATTGCGGCAACAGCCATTACTGGATTTGGATTAATAATGGATCCTTCAGGTACATTTGCAACCTCATCTTTAGTTACCGGAAAGGTTTATGCTGCTAACTATACTGACCCATCCCCATCTAAATTAACTACTGCTATTGGAGACATGGCAACTGCTTATACTGATGCTGCTGGAAGAACATTACCAGATTATAGTGAGCTATATGCCGGAGACCTTACCGGGCAGACACTTACTCGGGGTATTTATAAGTGGGGTACCGGAATTATAGTATCTGCTGCTGGTTTAACAATTTCAGGCAATGCAACTGACGTCTTTATCTTTCAGATAGCTCAGAATCTAAATGTGGGTAATGGTGCAATTGTTACACTAAGTGGTGGTGCACAAGCATCCAACATTTTCTGGCAGGTTGCCGGCAAAGTTACACTTGGAACAACAGCTGCTATGAAAGGAATAATTTTATGTAAAACAGAAATTGTTATAAGTACTGGTGCAACGCTTAACGGCAAGGCATTAGCGCAAACAGCTGTTACTTTAGACGCCAACACAGTTGCAAATCCGTTGGTGACCGCTGTTGAGAATGGATTAGTACCAAGAGAATTAGTACTCTATCAGAACTACCCAAATCCATTTAATCCTTCAACTAAAATTCAATTTAGTTTAGATAAACCTGGACAGGTTACACTTAAGGTCTATAATTTACTTGGACTTGAAGTTGCCACACTGGTAAATGATATACGTGCAGCCGGTACTTACAGCGTTAATTTCAATACTAACCAGGGAACTCTCAGTCTCTCATCTGGTGTGTATTTTTATCGATTAGAATCCGGATCCTTCGTCTCGATAAAGAAATTTGTAATACTTAGGTAG
- a CDS encoding alkene reductase: MKNTKLMSSYKMGNIELKNRIVMAPMTRARAIGNIPNQLMVEYYEQRAAAGLIITEGTSPSPNGLGYSRIPGIYSEAQVEGWKKITNAVHSKDGKIFVQLMHTGRISHRENMPEDAVILAPSAVKPNGQMWTDVYGLQDFPIPKEMNIVEIKHTKQEYITAAANAIKAGFDGIELHGANGYLLEQFLSPVSNIRKDNYGASIENRCRFLLEVLEGAVDAIGKERIGLRLSPYGVASDMPYYPEIDDTYKYLTEKLNSIGILYIHLVDHSSMGAPEVPLEIKNVLRKRFEHTLILSGGYTIERAESELERGLADLIAFGKPFINNPDLVVRFANGWQLSKELEMNTFYSPGEKGYTDYPISAN; the protein is encoded by the coding sequence ATGAAAAACACTAAACTAATGAGTTCTTATAAAATGGGAAACATTGAACTTAAAAACAGAATCGTTATGGCTCCCATGACGCGAGCTCGTGCAATTGGAAATATCCCGAATCAATTAATGGTAGAATATTATGAACAACGTGCTGCTGCCGGACTTATCATTACTGAAGGGACTTCGCCTTCACCAAATGGGCTTGGTTATAGCCGTATCCCCGGAATTTATAGTGAAGCCCAAGTAGAAGGTTGGAAGAAAATTACAAATGCCGTGCATTCCAAAGATGGAAAGATATTTGTTCAGCTTATGCATACTGGACGTATCAGCCATCGTGAGAACATGCCGGAAGATGCTGTAATTCTTGCGCCCTCGGCTGTTAAACCAAATGGACAAATGTGGACAGATGTTTATGGACTACAGGATTTTCCAATCCCAAAAGAAATGAATATTGTTGAAATAAAACACACCAAACAAGAATACATTACCGCAGCAGCTAATGCTATAAAAGCTGGGTTTGATGGCATAGAACTGCATGGCGCTAATGGTTATCTGTTAGAACAATTTTTGTCTCCAGTTAGTAATATAAGAAAAGATAATTACGGCGCCAGCATTGAAAACCGTTGCCGTTTTCTGTTGGAAGTACTAGAGGGTGCAGTTGATGCAATTGGAAAGGAAAGGATCGGTTTACGTTTATCTCCTTATGGTGTCGCGAGCGATATGCCTTACTATCCTGAGATTGATGACACGTATAAATATCTTACTGAAAAGCTGAATAGTATAGGAATACTTTATATCCATTTAGTAGATCATAGCAGTATGGGTGCGCCCGAAGTACCACTCGAAATTAAAAATGTTTTACGCAAAAGATTTGAGCACACACTTATTTTAAGTGGTGGATATACCATTGAACGCGCTGAAAGCGAATTAGAAAGAGGACTTGCGGACCTTATTGCATTCGGCAAACCATTTATTAATAACCCTGATCTAGTTGTACGCTTTGCTAACGGTTGGCAGCTATCAAAAGAACTCGAGATGAACACATTTTATTCTCCAGGTGAAAAAGGATATACCGACTATCCCATATCCGCTAATTGA
- a CDS encoding OmpA family protein: MESLVLSGDTNFEFNKSKLLPNAYDALKGLVVTIDKHPKYKWEVGGYTDKVGSASYNKKLSKERAKAIVDYLVSQGANRNNLKIVGYGKDKPIATNETVEGRSMNRRVEIKLLTKVN, translated from the coding sequence ATAGAATCTTTAGTTCTTAGCGGCGACACAAATTTTGAATTTAATAAGTCAAAACTACTGCCTAATGCGTATGATGCTCTTAAAGGTCTTGTAGTTACCATTGATAAGCATCCGAAATACAAATGGGAAGTTGGTGGATATACTGATAAAGTCGGTTCAGCATCTTATAATAAAAAGCTTTCAAAAGAAAGAGCTAAAGCAATTGTAGACTATCTTGTAAGCCAAGGCGCTAATAGAAATAATCTGAAAATAGTAGGATATGGTAAAGATAAACCAATTGCTACAAACGAAACAGTTGAAGGAAGATCTATGAATAGAAGAGTTGAGATAAAATTGCTCACAAAGGTCAACTAA